In Carassius carassius chromosome 19, fCarCar2.1, whole genome shotgun sequence, a single genomic region encodes these proteins:
- the LOC132095296 gene encoding N-arachidonyl glycine receptor-like has product MDHNRSSPDIMEDHAHQVYRTVSLVFYGIIFIIGTVVNLTALWVFALTTKRRNSITVYMINVALVDLIFILLLPFRMFYYSQDYWPFGDVFCRINAAITVLYPCLALWLFALISTDRYVAIVQPRHTRELKSVRKALLSCAGVWIMTLGSTAPLVFLEEDPDRNTNYTTCIKMHDIIYLRRDNPVNFTRIVFFFLVPVCIMVGCYMIIVDNLIHGRTSKLKPKVKQKSIRIIITLIVQVLVCFVPFHICFVSMLLASSERGYNTWGAFTTFLMNASTVLDIILFYIVSKQFQDRVISVVLYRNYLRSVRRKSLHTNSIRSVSNLTSAMI; this is encoded by the coding sequence ATGGATCATAACAGATCTTCGCCAGACATCATGGAAGACCATGCCCATCAAGTGTACCGGACTGTTAGCCTAGTGTTTTATGGCATTATATTCATCATAGGCACAGTGGTCAACCTGACCGCACTTTGGGTCTTTGCCTTGACCACTAAAAGACGGAACTCCATCACTGTTTACATGATCAATGTAGCATTAGTGGACTTGATATTTATCTTACTGCTGCCTTTTCGAATGTTCTACTACAGTCAAGACTACTGGCCCTTCGGAGACGTGTTCTGCAGGATTAACGCCGCAATAACAGTGCTCTATCCATGCTTGGCCTTGTGGCTCTTCGCTCTCATTAGCACAGATCGCTATGTGGCCATAGTGCAGCCGCGACACACTCGAGAACTAAAAAGCGTCCGTAAAGCCTTGCTGTCCTGTGCGGGAGTCTGGATCATGACCCTGGGCAGCACAGCTCCACTTGTTTTCCTGGAGGAAGACCCTGACCGCAACACAAACTATACCACTTGCATCAAGATGCACGACATCATCTACTTGCGCCGTGACAATCCCGTCAACTTCACGCGTATCGTCTTTTTCTTCCTGGTGCCAGTGTGCATCATGGTGGGCTGTTACATGATCATTGTGGACAACCTCATCCATGGCCGCACGTCCAAACTGAAGCCCAAAGTCAAGCAGAAGTCCATCCGGATCATCATCACACTGATCGTTCAGGTGCTGGTGTGCTTTGTGCCTTTTCACATCTGTTTTGTGTCCATGCTGCTGGCCAGCAGTGAGAGGGGTTACAACACCTGGGGGGCCTTCACCACCTTCCTGATGAACGCCAGCACAGTGCTGGACATCATACTTTTCTACATTGTGTCGAAGCAGTTTCAGGACCGTGTGATCAGCGTGGTCTTGTACAGAAACTACCTGAGGAGCGTTCGCAGGAAGAGCCTTCACACCAACAGCATTCGCTCGGTCAGCAACCTGACCAGTGCCATGATCTGA
- the LOC132094744 gene encoding G-protein coupled receptor 183-A, with translation MEIEVDSNTTHNDSDTCTNLYDHRDWAQYFLPTVYSLICIVGLLGNVLALHVIWPNLKKINSTTLYSANLVVSDILFLLALPLRTVYYAKGFHWPMGEGLCKAVALLFYINMYAGVNFMTCLSVDRFIAVVLPLRFSRFRKVQKVRYICAAVWVLVLMQTLPLLSMPMTNVEKSGHITCMEYPNFEKIDNLPVMLIGAVVLGFGIPVITILVCYSALCSKLRLLAKSNKLTEKSGRSRKAIGVICAVILVFVVCYTPYHVDLLQYMIRKLRYKPDCSELHDFQISLHITVCLMNLNSCLDPFIYFFACKGYKKKVLKLLRKHVSMSFSSVVRTSPEGSSKDVFANDKFHMSSRSTQKERSSVLLSTSNGFE, from the coding sequence ATGGAGATAGAAGTAGATTCAAACACCACCCACAATGACTCAGACACATGTACCAACCTGTATGACCATCGTGACTGGGCACAGTATTTCCTGCCTACAGTGTATTCTCTGATTTGCATTGTGGGTCTACTAGGCAATGTGTTGGCATTGCATGTCATCTggcctaatttaaaaaaaatcaactccACAACTCTGTATTCTGCCAACCTGGTGGTGTCGGACATCTTGTTTTTGCTTGCTCTGCCCTTGCGTACGGTTTACTATGCCAAGGGGTTCCACTGGCCAATGGGGGAGGGTTTGTGCAAAGCCGTGGCGCTGCTGTTCTACATCAACATGTACGCCGGTGTCAACTTCATGACTTGTTTGAGCGTGGACCGTTTTATTGCAGTGGTGCTGCCGCTGCGCTTCTCCCGATTCCGAAAGGTTCAGAAGGTGCGGTACATCTGTGCTGCCGTATGGGTCCTTGTATTGATGCAGACCCTGCCTTTGTTGTCGATGCCCATGACGAACGTGGAAAAAAGTGGTCACATAACATGTATGGAATATCCCAACTTTGAGAAGATTGACAACCTGCCTGTCATGCTCATCGGTGCCGTGGTGCTTGGCTTCGGCATCCCTGTGATCACCATCCTGGTGTGTTATTCTGCATTGTGTTCCAAGCTCCGCCTCCTGGCCAAGTCTAATAAACTGACAGAGAAGTCGGGTCGTAGTCGCAAAGCCATCGGCGTGATTTGCGCTGTCATTCTTGTGTTTGTGGTGTGCTACACCCCTTACCACGTCGACCTTCTGCAGTACATGATCAGAAAGCTGCGGTATAAGCCAGACTGCTCAGAACTGCATGACTTTCAGATCTCCCTTCACATCACTGTCTGCTTAATGAACCTTAACTCGTGTCTGGATCCCTTCATCTACTTCTTTGCCTGCAAGGGATACAAGAAGAAGGTACTCAAACTGCTCAGGAAACATGTGAGCATGTCCTTCTCGAGCGTGGTTAGGACCTCACCTGAAGGCTCCTCCAAAGACGTGTTTGCTAATGACAAATTCCATATGAGCTCCAGAAGCACTCAAAAAGAGAGGAGCAGTGTGCTGTTGAGCACCAGCAATGGTtttgaataa